The bacterium HR11 genome includes a region encoding these proteins:
- the tdcB gene encoding L-threonine ammonia-lyase has translation MPMEWPEGPWDDWDRVRERVYRFARVTPLWECESLGLKLENLQVTGSFKVRGVSNFLGKHEAAGRAGVVTGSSGNHGQALAYVAHRMGFPAIVVVPEDASPVKAERIVRYGAELVYWGRTSEERIEKARAIARDRGLLEVPPFDHPDVLQGQGTIGLELLEQVPDVGTVYVPVSGGGLISGVALALKAHRPRVRVVGVEPASLRRFYASVQAGRPTEVPWAATVADGLRVTRPGQWTWAVASRLVDDWVAVTDEEILDALRWLWTEVRVVAEPSGAAAVAAARRDGGSPSVVAVVSGGNVTPEVLHQVLVGRSDRP, from the coding sequence ATGCCGATGGAATGGCCGGAAGGACCGTGGGACGATTGGGACCGGGTCCGCGAACGGGTCTACCGCTTTGCCCGGGTGACGCCTCTGTGGGAGTGCGAGAGTCTGGGCCTGAAACTCGAGAACCTCCAGGTCACCGGTTCCTTTAAGGTCCGGGGCGTGTCCAACTTCCTGGGCAAGCACGAGGCGGCGGGCCGGGCCGGCGTCGTCACGGGCTCGTCGGGCAATCACGGCCAGGCCCTGGCATACGTAGCCCACCGGATGGGCTTTCCGGCCATCGTCGTCGTCCCGGAAGACGCCAGTCCCGTGAAGGCCGAGCGGATCGTTCGCTACGGGGCCGAGCTGGTCTACTGGGGTCGGACCTCGGAGGAACGCATCGAAAAGGCTCGGGCCATCGCCCGAGACCGGGGCCTCCTGGAGGTCCCGCCCTTCGACCATCCGGACGTCCTCCAGGGCCAGGGCACGATCGGACTGGAACTCCTGGAACAGGTCCCGGACGTCGGGACCGTGTACGTGCCGGTCAGCGGCGGGGGCCTCATCAGCGGGGTCGCCCTGGCCCTGAAGGCGCACCGGCCCCGCGTCCGGGTCGTCGGCGTGGAGCCGGCCAGCCTCCGACGCTTCTATGCCTCGGTCCAGGCCGGCCGGCCCACGGAGGTCCCGTGGGCGGCGACCGTCGCCGACGGCCTGCGGGTGACCCGGCCCGGGCAGTGGACCTGGGCCGTGGCCAGCCGCCTCGTGGACGATTGGGTCGCCGTCACCGACGAAGAGATCCTGGACGCCCTGCGGTGGCTCTGGACGGAGGTCCGGGTCGTCGCCGAGCCGTCCGGGGCGGCGGCCGTGGCGGCGGCCCGTCGGGACGGCGGGTCGCCGTCCGTCGTGGCCGTCGTCAGCGGGGGCAACGTGACCCCGGAGGTCCTCCACCAGGTCCTCGTCGGCAGGTCGGATCGACCGTGA
- the yuaD gene encoding Putative metal-sulfur cluster biosynthesis proteins YuaD, with protein sequence MDGQVVGTGRVLGVFRKPHPEPDDIRKWPEPWVEVGPDGVVGDYHAGPYKRHPRVDPTRPNLRQLTIVSQELLDWVASTLGVRLQPGDLGENVLVEGLGDLTAVSSGDLLVFEGGAVLVVTGPNAPCHKVNRYHPALREHLVGRRGLTARVYRTGRIGVGDAVLWVRAPAGDGGPAGPGGS encoded by the coding sequence ATGGACGGACAGGTCGTCGGCACGGGTCGGGTCTTGGGCGTTTTCCGAAAGCCGCATCCTGAGCCGGACGACATCCGCAAGTGGCCCGAGCCGTGGGTCGAGGTCGGACCCGACGGCGTCGTCGGGGACTACCACGCCGGGCCTTACAAGCGTCATCCCCGGGTCGACCCGACCCGGCCGAACCTCCGACAGCTGACGATCGTGTCCCAGGAGCTTCTGGACTGGGTCGCCAGCACCCTGGGCGTGCGCCTCCAGCCGGGCGACCTGGGGGAGAACGTCCTCGTCGAAGGTCTGGGCGACCTGACGGCCGTCTCGAGCGGGGACCTCCTGGTCTTCGAGGGCGGGGCGGTCCTGGTCGTCACGGGGCCGAACGCGCCGTGCCATAAGGTGAATCGTTATCATCCGGCCCTGCGGGAGCACCTGGTAGGCCGGCGGGGCCTCACGGCCCGGGTCTACCGGACGGGCCGGATCGGCGTGGGGGACGCCGTCCTGTGGGTCCGGGCCCCGGCGGGTGACGGCGGACCGGCGGGGCCAGGTGGTTCGTAG
- the mtgA gene encoding Biosynthetic peptidoglycan transglycosylase codes for MGRWAVRQMGSSARPIRRRWTRVLTVGGAVLLAVGGVGAAVWWTTPDVSWLRRSNPIETAMMRYREEQLRRQGRPVRRRWFWVPLSRISPYLIQAVLIAEDDKFFRHEGFDWESMRKALETNLRRRRIVFGGSTITQQLAKNLFLSPERSLVRKLREAAIAYKLEQELSKERILELYLNVVEWGPGVYGAEAAARTYFHKPASELRLSEAIRLASVLPNPHRFSPLDDTNRRMLRKRRVIARRMFQRGWIDEPTYQAVLAELGIRP; via the coding sequence ATGGGGAGATGGGCAGTTCGGCAGATGGGCAGTTCGGCGCGTCCCATCCGACGGCGGTGGACCCGGGTCCTGACCGTCGGAGGCGCCGTCCTCTTAGCGGTCGGAGGCGTCGGGGCCGCCGTCTGGTGGACGACGCCCGATGTTTCGTGGCTCCGGCGGTCGAACCCCATCGAGACGGCCATGATGCGCTACCGAGAGGAACAGCTCCGTCGCCAGGGCCGTCCCGTCCGCCGCCGGTGGTTCTGGGTCCCCCTGAGCCGCATCTCGCCGTACCTCATCCAGGCGGTCCTCATCGCCGAGGACGATAAGTTTTTCCGACACGAGGGCTTCGACTGGGAGTCCATGCGGAAGGCCCTGGAGACGAATCTGCGGCGGCGGCGCATCGTATTCGGCGGCTCGACGATCACTCAGCAGTTGGCCAAAAACTTGTTTCTGTCACCGGAGCGGAGCCTCGTGCGCAAGCTCCGGGAGGCGGCCATCGCTTACAAACTGGAGCAAGAGCTGTCGAAGGAGCGCATCCTGGAGCTGTACCTGAACGTGGTCGAGTGGGGGCCGGGCGTCTACGGGGCCGAGGCGGCGGCCCGGACGTACTTTCACAAGCCGGCCTCGGAGCTTCGGCTCTCCGAGGCCATCCGTCTGGCCTCCGTCCTGCCGAACCCCCACCGCTTCTCCCCCCTGGACGACACCAACCGCCGCATGCTTCGAAAGCGCCGGGTCATCGCCCGCCGTATGTTCCAGCGGGGCTGGATCGACGAGCCGACCTACCAGGCCGTCCTGGCCGAACTGGGCATTCGTCCGTGA
- the lipA gene encoding Lipoyl synthase — translation MERKPEWLKVRLPTGPAVRHLGERLRALRLHTVCEEARCPNRGECWGEGTATVMILGDTCTRGCRFCAVKTGNPRGWLDPFEPLHTAQIVKEMGLRYVVITSVDRDDLPDEGAEHFARTIRVVRHHNPHTMIEVLIPDFHARPECLQVIAQARPDVVAHNIETVRRLTPRVRDRRAGYDQSLQVLAYFRDHAPDLYRKSSIMVGLGETFDEVVETMRDLRDAGCQILTIGQYLRPTPRHLPVVRYVPPEEFEAWRQVGMEMGFLYVFAGPLVRSSYRAAEAFLQALKAPQTAAQPI, via the coding sequence ATGGAGCGGAAGCCCGAATGGCTGAAGGTTCGATTGCCGACGGGACCCGCCGTGCGGCATCTCGGAGAGCGTCTGCGAGCCCTGCGTCTGCACACGGTCTGTGAGGAGGCCCGGTGCCCCAACCGTGGGGAGTGCTGGGGCGAGGGCACGGCGACCGTCATGATCCTGGGGGATACCTGCACGCGCGGCTGTCGGTTCTGCGCCGTCAAGACGGGCAATCCCCGGGGATGGCTGGACCCCTTCGAGCCCCTGCATACGGCCCAGATCGTGAAAGAAATGGGCCTTCGGTACGTCGTCATCACTTCCGTCGACCGAGACGACTTACCGGACGAGGGGGCCGAGCACTTCGCCCGCACGATCCGGGTCGTCCGCCATCACAACCCCCACACGATGATCGAAGTCCTGATCCCGGACTTCCACGCCCGGCCGGAATGCCTGCAGGTCATCGCCCAGGCCCGGCCCGACGTGGTCGCCCACAACATCGAGACGGTCCGCCGTCTCACGCCCCGGGTCCGGGACCGGCGGGCCGGCTACGATCAGTCCCTACAGGTCCTGGCCTACTTCCGGGACCATGCCCCGGACCTCTACCGGAAGTCCTCCATCATGGTCGGCCTCGGGGAGACCTTCGACGAGGTCGTCGAGACGATGCGGGACTTGCGGGACGCCGGCTGTCAGATCTTGACCATCGGTCAATACCTGCGGCCGACGCCCCGGCATCTCCCGGTCGTTCGGTACGTGCCGCCGGAGGAGTTCGAGGCCTGGCGACAGGTCGGCATGGAGATGGGCTTCCTGTACGTATTCGCCGGCCCCCTCGTCCGGTCCTCCTACCGGGCGGCCGAGGCCTTCCTGCAGGCCCTTAAAGCGCCTCAGACGGCGGCCCAGCCGATCTGA
- the hom_1 gene encoding Homoserine dehydrogenase yields MTVIGMLGCGTVGTGFLEVLKRRRWHEGRFQVRRALVTDPQRERWLPIPVELTDRPEAVVSDPDIQVVVDVLPDSAAAYGPVVQALENRKAVLTANRALVAEHGLELEQLALRQNVPFLYRAALLAGVPAAVALREYTLVSPVRAVCGVLHRAGHVVLTAMTQGQSPEDALQEMAEAGYVSARSAAEPDGREDLWSLVLLVRTITGAFPRLDHIRRRGLQGIEPADLAAAQRMGFVIKPLIFWEETPQWHRAIAEPMAVPGTHPLAHLAGYESGLLVWYEDIGPQLYVGLGGGALPTAAALVADLLSLTAWTPRTPVIEPWQSYRADHAMDAYLLRFVLARQSESLRTCVEGLERANVLIHRLETTLHESTRTLEVVVLTEPVPDQTMVDVLNGLRRQSAVQAIQAFRVPAVFRWDPTRVFRTGSTPPGAGPRR; encoded by the coding sequence ATGACCGTCATCGGCATGTTGGGATGCGGCACCGTCGGGACGGGGTTCCTGGAGGTCCTGAAACGACGCCGCTGGCACGAGGGCCGCTTCCAGGTCCGACGAGCCCTCGTGACCGACCCGCAACGGGAGCGATGGCTCCCCATCCCCGTGGAACTCACGGACCGACCGGAGGCCGTCGTCAGCGACCCCGACATCCAGGTTGTCGTCGACGTCTTACCCGACAGCGCCGCGGCGTATGGCCCCGTCGTTCAGGCCCTGGAAAACCGGAAGGCCGTCCTCACGGCCAACCGGGCCTTGGTCGCCGAACACGGACTCGAGCTCGAGCAGTTGGCCCTTCGACAGAACGTCCCCTTCCTGTACCGAGCGGCCCTCCTGGCCGGTGTGCCGGCGGCGGTCGCCCTCCGGGAGTACACGCTTGTCTCTCCCGTCCGGGCCGTCTGCGGTGTCCTCCACCGGGCTGGCCACGTGGTCCTGACGGCGATGACGCAGGGGCAGTCGCCTGAGGATGCCCTTCAGGAAATGGCCGAGGCGGGCTACGTCTCCGCCCGGTCTGCGGCGGAACCGGACGGACGGGAGGACCTATGGAGTCTGGTCCTCCTCGTCCGGACGATCACCGGTGCCTTCCCTCGGCTGGATCACATCCGGCGCCGGGGGCTCCAGGGGATCGAGCCGGCCGACCTGGCGGCGGCCCAGCGGATGGGCTTCGTGATCAAGCCCCTCATCTTTTGGGAGGAGACCCCCCAGTGGCATCGGGCTATCGCCGAGCCGATGGCCGTCCCCGGGACGCATCCCCTGGCCCATCTGGCCGGCTACGAGAGTGGGCTCCTCGTCTGGTACGAGGACATCGGGCCCCAACTCTACGTCGGCCTGGGCGGCGGGGCCCTCCCGACGGCGGCGGCCCTCGTCGCTGACCTCCTGAGTCTCACCGCCTGGACGCCCCGGACCCCTGTTATCGAACCTTGGCAGAGCTACCGGGCCGACCACGCCATGGACGCCTACCTGTTACGGTTCGTCCTGGCCCGGCAGTCTGAGAGCCTCCGCACGTGCGTCGAGGGCCTCGAACGTGCGAACGTCCTCATCCACCGCCTCGAGACGACCCTCCATGAGTCGACCCGGACCCTGGAAGTCGTCGTCCTGACCGAGCCTGTACCCGATCAGACGATGGTCGACGTCTTGAACGGCCTCCGACGGCAGAGCGCCGTCCAGGCCATCCAGGCCTTTCGGGTCCCGGCCGTCTTCCGATGGGACCCCACCCGGGTATTCCGAACCGGCTCGACGCCCCCCGGTGCCGGGCCCCGCCGATGA
- the lptG gene encoding Lipopolysaccharide export system permease protein LptG: MSGPLIDYVELIARKGLSLGWLFYLLALTVPAVAALVLPIGFLMAVLVAFSRMGADMELAALRTLGWSLRRLAVPVLGAALLVAGLTWGITAFGMPGSNRRLSLTLIELSFRRSFTGLQPRVFFGDLPEGILYVREVVPGGTRWQDVIFVDRRDPRARRLVVAREASVRDVAGPVPRVQITFSQGHIYRLEFGQERNYHRSDFDRLEIILQLGLNVTPEHYPKGDREMTLTELRRAMAARSPDDLYYKNLAVEYHKRWAIPCAAIVFALIGYPLSVRNVRSGRFYGYAVSIAIMLVAYIGIFLGEHLGDQGRIPAWLAAWNPHLLLGLPAVVLWTRLDRPVRRTWRVRWPTRWRLVPAWENPHGPWRRWAWLTYIDSYLIRTWVRYFIAISLVLLSIYLVVEAFHLVDDIVRSQAPLSALVLHLVFAAPGFYHQLLPMVLAMSLMVTLAVLEKFREVTAMKAHGISYYRVMAPLLVMTGLTAVLDFGLQERILPWTSQMATAYKRVVKGRPLQPTLAVQWLFGQRGYLYHFDAFDSTRREMFGFDIYGLNPTRWEVDWHCQARQAVFRPEAPGWYLQDAWCYEFHPAPRFTRYARAVARLPEPPTYFESTQQPPEQMNILQLFRYIRELQAKGYRSRSWEVYWAMKWVAPLGSLVLFPLAMALALQGARLGTAYGVVVALLIGFFHWLLVQFAQMMGLVEVLPPWAAAGLPYGFTLLVGLWFFTRVRT; this comes from the coding sequence ATGTCAGGCCCGCTTATCGATTACGTGGAACTGATCGCTCGGAAGGGCCTGTCCCTGGGGTGGCTCTTCTACTTGTTGGCCCTGACGGTCCCGGCCGTGGCGGCCCTCGTCCTGCCCATTGGCTTCCTGATGGCCGTCCTGGTGGCCTTTAGCCGGATGGGCGCCGATATGGAATTAGCCGCCCTGCGGACCCTGGGGTGGTCCCTCCGACGCTTGGCCGTGCCCGTCCTGGGGGCGGCCCTGCTGGTCGCCGGCCTGACGTGGGGCATCACGGCCTTTGGGATGCCTGGGTCCAATCGGCGGCTGAGCCTGACGCTGATCGAGCTCTCCTTCCGGCGGTCCTTCACGGGCCTCCAGCCGCGGGTGTTCTTCGGCGACCTGCCGGAGGGGATCCTGTACGTCCGGGAGGTCGTCCCGGGCGGGACCCGCTGGCAGGACGTCATCTTCGTCGACCGGCGGGACCCCCGCGCCCGGCGGCTAGTCGTCGCCCGAGAAGCTTCCGTCCGGGACGTGGCCGGCCCCGTCCCCCGGGTCCAAATCACGTTTTCTCAGGGCCACATCTACCGACTCGAGTTCGGCCAGGAACGGAACTATCACCGGTCGGACTTCGACCGATTGGAGATCATCCTCCAGTTGGGCCTGAACGTTACCCCCGAGCACTATCCCAAGGGCGACCGGGAGATGACGCTGACCGAGCTCCGACGGGCCATGGCGGCCCGTTCGCCTGACGACCTCTACTACAAGAATCTGGCCGTCGAATATCACAAGCGGTGGGCGATCCCCTGCGCGGCCATCGTCTTTGCCCTGATCGGCTATCCGCTCAGCGTCCGGAACGTCCGGAGCGGCCGATTTTACGGTTACGCCGTCAGTATCGCCATCATGTTGGTCGCCTACATCGGCATCTTCCTGGGAGAGCACCTGGGCGACCAGGGCCGGATCCCGGCTTGGTTGGCCGCCTGGAACCCGCATCTCCTGCTGGGCCTGCCGGCCGTCGTCCTCTGGACTCGGTTGGACCGACCTGTCCGGCGGACCTGGCGGGTCCGTTGGCCGACCCGCTGGCGGCTGGTCCCGGCATGGGAAAACCCGCATGGCCCCTGGCGACGGTGGGCCTGGCTGACGTACATCGACAGCTACCTCATCCGCACGTGGGTCCGGTACTTCATCGCCATCAGCCTCGTCTTGCTGAGCATCTACCTCGTCGTCGAGGCCTTCCACCTCGTGGACGACATCGTCCGGAGCCAAGCCCCTCTCTCGGCCCTGGTCCTCCACCTGGTCTTTGCGGCACCGGGCTTTTACCATCAGCTCCTCCCGATGGTCTTGGCGATGAGCTTGATGGTCACCCTGGCCGTCCTCGAGAAGTTCCGGGAGGTCACGGCCATGAAGGCCCACGGCATCAGCTACTACCGGGTCATGGCCCCCCTGCTGGTCATGACGGGCCTGACGGCCGTGTTGGACTTCGGTCTTCAGGAACGGATCCTGCCCTGGACGTCCCAGATGGCGACGGCCTACAAGCGGGTCGTCAAGGGCCGCCCCCTCCAGCCGACCCTGGCCGTCCAGTGGCTTTTTGGCCAACGGGGCTACCTCTATCACTTTGACGCCTTCGACTCGACCCGCCGAGAGATGTTCGGCTTCGATATCTACGGCCTGAACCCTACCCGCTGGGAGGTGGACTGGCACTGCCAGGCCCGACAGGCGGTCTTTCGACCGGAGGCGCCCGGCTGGTACCTGCAGGACGCATGGTGCTACGAGTTCCATCCGGCGCCCCGGTTCACCCGTTATGCGAGGGCCGTTGCCCGTCTGCCCGAGCCGCCGACTTACTTCGAGTCAACCCAACAGCCGCCCGAACAGATGAATATCCTGCAGTTATTCCGATACATCCGGGAACTTCAGGCCAAGGGCTACCGGAGCCGATCCTGGGAAGTCTACTGGGCGATGAAGTGGGTCGCCCCCCTGGGGAGCCTCGTCCTGTTCCCCCTGGCGATGGCCCTGGCGCTCCAGGGCGCCCGCCTGGGCACGGCCTACGGCGTCGTCGTCGCCCTCCTCATCGGATTTTTCCACTGGCTCCTCGTCCAGTTCGCCCAGATGATGGGCCTCGTCGAGGTCCTGCCGCCCTGGGCCGCCGCCGGCCTGCCCTATGGCTTTACCCTCCTGGTCGGCCTGTGGTTCTTTACACGCGTCCGGACGTGA
- a CDS encoding Aspartate aminotransferase, which yields MLAQRLQRVQPARTMEMNERAQTLQRQGIPVWNLTAGEPDFATPASIQEAALQAMRAGHTRYTAPAGIPELRTALAQRETARLGVEIRPNQVIVTSGGKQALYNFFMAFLNPGDEVLIPTPCWVSFYEQVRLADGVPVFVPTSPAHDFFPTVDDLNRYRTARTRALILNTPNNPTGQVIQPEALRDIVTWSVEREVFIVFDECYADLTFPPHRHWHPLQLVPEAQPWVLSVNTFSKTFCMTGWRVGWAVGPEAWIAAMTTVQSHSTSHPTSFCQWAARAALQLPPDSIQSMRATYERRGRWVYDRLARRPGLRPYMPQGAFYVWVDVQEWLRALETDDFGLALRLLEEAHVATVPGEAFQMPGYLRLSFATSESVLENALAALMDFADRHGLP from the coding sequence ATGCTGGCCCAGCGGCTTCAGCGGGTCCAGCCGGCCCGCACGATGGAGATGAACGAGCGGGCCCAGACCCTTCAACGGCAAGGCATTCCCGTCTGGAACCTGACGGCCGGGGAGCCGGACTTTGCGACACCGGCTTCCATTCAGGAAGCGGCGCTCCAAGCCATGCGGGCTGGACATACACGGTATACGGCTCCGGCCGGGATCCCGGAACTGCGGACGGCCCTCGCCCAACGGGAGACGGCTCGCCTGGGCGTAGAGATCCGCCCGAACCAGGTCATCGTCACGTCGGGCGGTAAACAAGCGCTCTACAACTTTTTTATGGCCTTCCTGAATCCGGGCGATGAGGTCCTGATCCCCACGCCCTGCTGGGTCTCCTTCTACGAACAGGTCCGTCTGGCCGACGGGGTCCCCGTATTCGTGCCGACTTCGCCGGCCCACGACTTCTTCCCGACGGTCGACGACCTGAACCGGTATCGGACGGCCCGCACGCGGGCCCTGATCCTCAATACGCCCAACAACCCGACAGGTCAGGTCATTCAGCCCGAAGCGCTTCGAGACATCGTGACCTGGAGCGTCGAACGGGAGGTCTTCATCGTATTTGACGAGTGCTATGCCGACCTCACGTTTCCGCCCCACCGCCACTGGCACCCCCTCCAGCTCGTCCCCGAGGCCCAGCCCTGGGTCCTGTCCGTCAACACCTTCTCGAAGACCTTCTGCATGACGGGCTGGCGGGTCGGATGGGCCGTCGGGCCGGAGGCATGGATCGCCGCCATGACGACGGTCCAGAGTCACAGTACGTCGCATCCGACGTCCTTCTGCCAGTGGGCCGCCCGGGCCGCTCTTCAGCTCCCGCCTGACTCGATTCAGTCGATGCGGGCGACGTACGAACGCCGGGGCCGCTGGGTCTATGACCGGCTGGCTCGACGGCCGGGCCTGCGGCCTTACATGCCTCAGGGCGCCTTCTACGTATGGGTCGACGTCCAAGAGTGGCTCCGGGCCCTGGAGACGGACGATTTTGGCCTGGCCTTACGGCTCTTGGAAGAGGCCCACGTGGCGACCGTCCCCGGGGAAGCCTTCCAGATGCCGGGCTACCTGCGGCTTTCGTTTGCCACGTCGGAATCCGTCCTGGAAAACGCCCTGGCGGCCCTGATGGACTTTGCCGACCGTCACGGCCTCCCCTAA
- the ywlF_1 gene encoding Putative sugar phosphate isomerase YwlF: MPEGTKTVVVGADDVYPAARAAYEYLSQKGFSVIPMGALVTGKVEPWPEVAWEVARKVVSGEAAFGVVVCYTGTGVSIAANKIRGIRAALCNDAKTAQGARLWNDANVLAMSGRLVTEAVAREILDAWLSVTEPDPSELANIASLKRKDGIESDWRISIP, translated from the coding sequence ATGCCGGAAGGGACAAAGACCGTCGTCGTCGGGGCTGATGACGTCTACCCGGCCGCTCGAGCGGCCTACGAATACCTTTCCCAAAAGGGCTTTTCGGTCATCCCGATGGGAGCTCTGGTGACCGGTAAGGTCGAGCCGTGGCCCGAGGTCGCCTGGGAGGTCGCCCGAAAAGTCGTCAGCGGCGAGGCCGCCTTTGGGGTCGTCGTCTGCTACACGGGCACGGGGGTCTCCATCGCCGCGAACAAGATCCGGGGCATACGGGCAGCCCTTTGCAACGATGCTAAGACGGCCCAGGGGGCTCGCCTCTGGAACGACGCCAACGTCTTGGCCATGAGCGGGCGCCTGGTGACCGAGGCGGTCGCCCGAGAGATTTTGGACGCTTGGCTGTCGGTGACCGAGCCGGACCCGTCCGAACTGGCGAACATCGCCAGTCTTAAACGGAAGGACGGCATCGAGAGTGACTGGCGCATCTCCATCCCGTGA
- the leuC_2 gene encoding 3-isopropylmalate dehydratase large subunit — MTRWFDRPIRRRPDRLVFRGRVLFLTEDPALIRRQLEGEDLPWDPSIKLRDDISTDEITPAHICYYYDERIADYVYTGLKAGGEFPIRPGDVRQGGFVASVSGKRRGKGSSREHSPFAEMNAGIQVVLAENIERIYNQNCQNLGLLTSTNFDLIEDIRRGRPIPLSAFTEGTDPITRQVIEYGGLFGFNVARFQGLAYVPPIRTPRRPMTLAEKIIARHMRVDAVRDVVGVPAVRPGDAGFVVADWRFSHEYVTPMAAIYLERLVGPDARVTDPDSILCFRDHLTYLDLVMPEEKRRMGLLDLAYELKVRQEEFCRKQGIRLHGELPDRRGSEAICHSIMLETYALPGQVVVGTDSHTTHIGAIGCFAFGIGTTDIFNAWITKDVRVRVPETVLVRIEGSKPRGVTAKDIVLAILRHPFVKSGQAIGKVIEFDGEAVRAMSVDERATLTNMTAEIGGFTGIVAPDEKTVEFLVERRGMARSEAERLCEGLFSDPGAEYAEVLTFRADELRPLVARPGDPGNGIFIDELPGEVQVDIAYGGSCTGGKAEDMDMYALVLYEALEQGRRVHPRVRFYIQFGSQEVRRYCERRGYLKIFEAAGAILLEPSCGACINAGPGASTSPDQVTISAQNRNFPGRSGPGQVYLASPLTVAASAVAGRVTEYRPLHVECVERFLHHRGELP, encoded by the coding sequence ATGACCCGATGGTTTGATCGACCGATTCGACGCCGGCCCGACCGACTGGTCTTTCGGGGTCGGGTCCTCTTCCTGACCGAAGACCCGGCCTTGATCCGGCGCCAGCTGGAGGGTGAAGACCTTCCCTGGGACCCCTCGATCAAGCTCCGGGACGACATCAGCACGGACGAGATCACACCGGCCCACATTTGTTACTACTACGACGAGCGCATCGCCGACTACGTCTACACGGGCCTGAAGGCCGGCGGCGAGTTTCCCATCCGGCCGGGCGATGTCCGGCAGGGCGGCTTCGTGGCCTCCGTATCCGGCAAGCGCCGGGGCAAGGGCTCCAGTCGGGAACACAGCCCCTTCGCCGAGATGAATGCCGGTATCCAGGTCGTCCTCGCCGAGAACATCGAGCGGATCTACAACCAGAACTGTCAGAACCTGGGCTTACTCACGAGTACGAATTTCGACCTCATCGAGGACATCCGTCGGGGCCGCCCCATCCCGTTGTCGGCTTTCACGGAGGGCACCGATCCCATCACTCGGCAGGTCATCGAGTACGGCGGCCTCTTTGGCTTTAACGTGGCCCGCTTTCAGGGTCTGGCGTACGTCCCCCCCATCCGGACGCCCCGGCGGCCGATGACTCTGGCCGAGAAGATCATCGCCCGCCACATGCGGGTCGACGCCGTTCGGGACGTCGTCGGCGTCCCGGCCGTCCGGCCCGGCGACGCCGGGTTCGTCGTCGCCGACTGGCGCTTCAGCCACGAATACGTCACCCCGATGGCGGCCATTTACTTGGAGCGACTCGTCGGTCCCGACGCCCGCGTGACGGACCCCGACTCCATCCTCTGCTTCCGGGACCACCTGACCTACCTCGACCTCGTCATGCCGGAGGAAAAACGGCGGATGGGCCTCCTCGACCTGGCCTACGAGCTGAAGGTCCGACAGGAAGAATTCTGCCGGAAGCAGGGGATCCGGCTCCACGGGGAATTGCCGGACCGACGGGGTTCCGAGGCGATCTGCCACAGCATCATGCTGGAGACCTACGCCCTGCCGGGCCAGGTCGTCGTCGGGACGGACTCCCATACGACCCACATCGGCGCCATCGGGTGTTTCGCCTTCGGCATCGGGACGACGGACATTTTCAACGCTTGGATCACCAAGGACGTCCGGGTCCGAGTCCCCGAGACGGTCTTGGTCCGTATCGAGGGCTCGAAGCCCCGGGGCGTCACGGCCAAAGACATCGTCCTGGCCATCCTACGGCACCCCTTCGTGAAGTCGGGCCAAGCCATCGGGAAGGTCATCGAGTTCGACGGCGAGGCGGTCCGGGCCATGAGCGTCGATGAGCGGGCGACGCTGACGAACATGACGGCCGAGATCGGCGGCTTCACGGGCATCGTGGCCCCCGACGAGAAGACCGTCGAGTTCCTCGTCGAGCGCCGGGGGATGGCCCGGTCCGAGGCCGAACGCCTTTGCGAGGGCCTCTTCAGCGACCCGGGCGCCGAATACGCCGAGGTCCTCACCTTCCGGGCCGACGAGCTCCGGCCCCTCGTGGCCCGGCCGGGCGACCCGGGCAACGGCATCTTCATCGACGAGCTTCCCGGCGAGGTCCAGGTCGACATCGCCTATGGGGGTTCCTGCACGGGCGGGAAGGCCGAGGACATGGACATGTATGCCCTCGTCCTCTACGAGGCCCTCGAGCAAGGTCGCCGGGTCCATCCGCGGGTCCGGTTTTACATCCAGTTCGGCTCTCAAGAGGTCCGCCGGTACTGCGAACGGCGGGGCTACCTGAAGATCTTCGAGGCCGCCGGGGCCATCCTCCTGGAGCCGAGCTGTGGGGCCTGCATCAACGCCGGTCCCGGCGCCAGCACGTCCCCCGACCAGGTGACCATCAGCGCCCAGAACCGCAACTTCCCGGGCCGGAGCGGGCCCGGTCAGGTCTATCTGGCCTCGCCCCTGACGGTCGCCGCCTCCGCCGTGGCCGGCCGGGTCACCGAGTATCGACCCCTGCACGTCGAGTGCGTCGAACGCTTCCTGCACCACCGGGGCGAATTGCCGTGA